One Nicotiana tomentosiformis chromosome 1, ASM39032v3, whole genome shotgun sequence genomic window, TCAAAACCTTATCTTCCCTTTTCAAGAGGTAGTCTTTCTTCTTATTAATTGGTATCTAGATATAGCGTGTGAAAATATGCTACTGAGAATGGTGAACTAtttctattttttcttaaatGGTGGTATTTGGGCCAGTTTGCCCTCGCCTGATTTTTGCCACTGGGCCTGCCGAAGCTTAGGCATTGGAAGAAATCACTTGTTTGTTTTTGTCTCTGCTGGTATTTTATTAGAGCTCTAGTCTCCAAGGTTTGCGCCTGCTTCATTAACTGTTGGGTCACACCCTTGAGTGCTGAGCTATTTCCGGTTTTGTTGTCACCTTTCGTTGACATTATCTGGAATAGTAAGCTGGGGCGAATGTATCATTAATGCTATGGGTTCACTGGAACCTATAGCTTTTGACACGGAGCATAAATATATGcgtaaaatcaactaaaatcgcAACAAATAATATATATGAACCCAtagctttaaaaatataataggttcaatactaaTAACTTTAAAGGTTGAACCAATAAAGTTTAAATTTTGAATCCACCTCTTATAGTAAAACTCATGCACTTTGTTCCATCAATTTATCTCCCAATGAATAGTATGTTTCTAATATAGGAACATAAATTTTGGATTCTAATCGATTAGGCTTAATGTGCCAGTTCTTTTGAGTATTATATTTGGAAATACCTCTTGATACCTTATTGACATTGTTTTGGACAAAACTAGTACATCAGGATTTTGGTATCTAAGTTTCTAAAATCAAAACAATCAGGTGAACTTTTAAAACTGCAGATTTGGTCTTAGTTTGATTGGAGGCGGTTTGAAAATTCTTAATCCGTCCATATTGATTAATGTAACTCATGAATTTATCTTTTTGAAATTGAAAAGTCTTGTTTTCCAGTCTTTTCCTTAAAAACATTTTGGTTGTGTGTGCCAGGAATTTGAATTTGAGACCCATATATGTAGGTTGCTCAAATTTCTTGGAAATTGTTTTGATCTCAGAGAAATTTTATCCACTATGTAACTCAACTTGAAATGTTTTGGaaagaatttttttaaaagaTTTTCCCAAACAGATTGTTCAGCCAACCACAAATTTTGGAAAATATGAAAGATTTTTGTTTTTCTAACTATTAAACCACCAAGCTGACAATTGAATGCAGGTTATCGGTATTCTTCAGGTTTGATTGTTAGGACTCAAACCTTAGTTGATGCAAGTAGTTTATCCCATGGACGTGCTCGTATAAAGGGACCAAGAGTAGTACAGTTTGTCGCAAAAGGTATATCCATTCTTTGTTTATAATAAGAACTTCTTTTATATTAAGAACTTCTTTCTCTTGTCAGCTTTCATTTTGGGAAGTATATAAATTTTATAGGACCTCATTTTCACCTTCAGCGCAACCTGTGGCTGAGGAACTTGTAGAGGAAAAATTAAGGGATCCCCAAACAAGCGGTGACTCTATACGTCAGCGCTTCCTTGACTTTTATGCTTCCCGAGGTCACAAGGTTCTTCCAAGTGCTTCTCTTGTCCCGGATGATCCGACAGTTCTACTGACAATTGCAGGAATGCTTCAGTTCAAGCCTATATTCCTTggaaaggttctacatgggattcCCCAACTTTAAAGTCTTCGTTTACTTCTAGTAACATCTGATTGGTGAAAAGTCATTGGTTTGAAAATTAAACGTACTTTATCAGCATTGAAGAAATCTAATTCTCCATATGTCGGACAAAACTTTCTAGGACATCGAGCAAATATGTCTATGACAGACGTGTGCTTGTGTTTAGAGTTCTTTTTTACCATTGCTTGATCATCATAATTGCAAATCGCAAGCATTCTAGTTCTTTTTGTTTAAGTTTTTTTTCCAGAAGTTTTCTTAAAAAACTTTCCATGGATGTCTTTCAGGTAATTTTTCATTGAAAACCCCCCTTTCCACTCACAAATCTTCAAAAAAATGACAGCCGTCCAGCCAAAGTTTCAAACCTTCTTCTACAAGAAGtattgcaatttttttttttgcaaaagtTGTCAAATGGCTATTTAAGTCAGAAGGAACTTttgaaagctaaaagacataaaTCTACTAATAAAATGCATGGAATCACTTGCTGAGCGTGACATGGGCTGGATCTTAATAGTAAATTGacagccatatcttgattattCTTGTTTATATTTGCAATTATCTTGTTTCACTTGAAATGCTTTAAACAGAAAACCTTCTATTCCATCCATTTCAAATTGAGTCCGTGTTTGATTTTATGAGGTCAGACTGAACTTTTTGTCgttattaattatattatcttTTGTCTTTTGAAAAGCAAATGAGAGGAATAATATTCTACATGAAAATatgaattttcaagaaaactctaCATGAAAATATAGCATTTTGTACCTCTATTAATTATCTCACCTGGGAAACATAAAAAATAGGTTTCTTACAAACTAGAAGATCCGCCAAAATTATTTGATTCTCTTTCCTTATTTTACTGTTGGTGCTGATATCAAGCTGATGGAATTGTGTGAATACCTCTATTCGACATTAAGAAATTCTGGTTTACTTTAAACAGGTGCCGAGGGAAGTGCCTAGTGCAGCTACTTCTCAGAAATGCATCCGGACAAATGATATTGAGAATGTGGGTCGAACATCCCGACATCAGACATTCTTTGAGATGCTTGGAAATTTTAGTTTTGGAGATTATTTTAAGAAGGAAGCCATTAAGTGGGCATGGGAGCTCTCCACCTCAGAGTAAGATAAGTCGTGTTTATGCAGTCTCATAATCAACTACTTTGTATGCTATTTGATAGAAGTATGATGATACATGTTCCCAAGGAGGAAACTATTGTGGCAGCATATTTTCTGCTTATATAGACCCCTTCTCAAAAATGAGAAGAGCCATGAATGGAGACAAAAGCATCTAAAAAGATATTATATGATGGTTTCAGGCATATAATTAAGGACAGAAATGAACTTGGCTATTTGTTAACAATTTTGTTGGTTCAAATAGAAGCCCCTTTAACAACCAGTTGAAAAGTGTCATTATCCTATGGTTAATAATATTTTAAGAGACAAATTTTCAATCATATTTTTCAATCTTCTTGCTGCTGCATGTGATAAAAAAACCAAACATTTGCATCCATATATGCAAACATATGTATAGTTTTTCCAATTTTTGTTCTTTGCATTGAAAGGAACTGACTGTCAAATAGTCTTTGCTTGCAGATATGGACTCTTAGCTGATAAATTATGGATTAGTGTTTACCAAGATGATGATGAAACTTTTGCACTATGGCATGATGAGGTACAGCACTTAAAGATTTGTCTGATGCATTATATCTTTAGTGTAGTGGTAACATCAATCCTCATGCAATTAACTAGATTTGCATGGTAATGATCTGGTAAATAACTGCTGGAGGACGACCTTCCATTTAGACTGAACAGAGGTGTACTGTGGTCATTCAAAGATGCCTAAAGAACTTCATTGCTTTCGAGTGAAGAGAAGTGTATCAGACAACCAATACTGTATTTAGGGTCCTGAAATATGCATGATGTGTTCATATTGTGAACTACCAATGTATCCTCAAGCTTAGATGAATTTCAAGGCTGAACACCATGCTTTCTCCATGATGACTTAGGTTACACGGGGATAACTCAATTAATGACTTAGAAGAACACATTTTTTAATAATTTAGAAGAATACGTTTATTGTTCAACTACCTTCTTAACTCAAAGGAACCTCTTCTCTGTTGGATTCCTGTGTGCTGCCAAATATGAGAAGTCTATTGCAACCAAGTTTTAACAATAACTGCATTTATTTCGACATTTGATGTTGAATGGAATATCTTGGATGCTATCTTGGTCTTCTATCCTCTAACCTTCAGTTATTTACAGGTAGTACTCTACTATGGGAACCCAGGCAGAGGTGCTAACACAGTTATCCTTGTTTCATGCTGCAGATAGGTGTTCCTAAAGAGCGAATAATAAGACTTGGAGAAGATGACAACTTCTGGACAAGTGGAGCTACTGGTCCGTGCGGTCCATGCTCTGAAATTTATTACGATTTTCATCCCGAGAGGGGCACTTCCAATGTTGTAAGTATTAGACATTTAACATGCCTTTTCCCTTTTCATTTTCAGCTCAGGTGAGGTGGTCTCATAGTTTCATACATTTTTTCTGCTTTGCTTTTTATTTGCTCCTCTTCGTTTTATCTAACCCTGTGGTCTAAATATCAGGATCTTGGAGATGATACAAGATTTATAGAGTTCTACAACCTTGTTTTTATGCAATACAATAAGAAGGATGATGGTTCACTTGAGCCTTTAAAGCAAAAGAATATAGATACTGGACTTGGTTTAGAGCGTATGGCCAGGATTCTGCAGAAGGTAATTGTGAGACAACAACATTTCTGAGTCAGTGTAGGAACAAATTAGATATCAGATCTCTCTTTTTTTTGCCTCTGGATTTGGTGGCAAAAAAAACCTCCCTTAATTTAGGATTTATGATACTTTTGATTCATACATTGTGATTGTTCAACATTGTTTACTTAGAGATTCTCTTCATTTTTCACAGGTCCCCAACAATTACGAAACTGACTTAATATTTCCCATCATAGAGAAGGCTGCAGAATTGGCAAATGTCTCATATGCTCTTGCGGATGATTCTACAAAAACAAAGCTTAAGGTGCGTTACAACTGAAAGATTGTAAGTAATATTTATACTGGTCGTTTTGTTTGTGAACTGATTTACCTTCTAATGTGTTGAAAGCCTTCTAATTCTGATCAATCCAGATAATTGGAGATCATATGCGTGCAGTTGTTTATCTGATATCTGATGGTGTCAACCCATCAAATATTGGGAGGGGGTATGTGGTACGTCGCCTCATTAGAAGGGTTGTTCGAACAGGCAGGTTACTTGGTGTAAAGGGAGATGGGATGGGTGATCTCCAAGGAGCATTTTTGCCGATACTTGCTAAAAAGGTGATTGAACTAAGCACCAATATAGATGCTGATGTGAAGACCAGAGCATCCCGCATACTTGAGGAATTGAAAAGGGAGGAGCTTCGTTTTGTCTTGACTCTAGAAAGGGGAGAAAAACTTCTTGACCAGATGCTGGCAGATGCATTATTAAATGCTCAGGGAACTGCACCCTGTCTGTCGGGGAAGGATGCATTCGTATTGTATGACACCTATGGATTTCCAGTGGAGATAACAAACGAAGTTGCTGAAGAACGTGGAATCAGTATAGATATGAATAGCTTTGACATAGAAATGGAGAAGCAAAGACAGCTATCTCAGGCTGCACATGATACTGTTAAACTAGGAGTTGAAAATGGTGCAAACCTTGCTGAAGATATTCCTGATACTGAGTTTCTTGGCTACAATACTCTCCGTTCCACATCAGTGGTTGAGGGTTTGTTGGTAAATGGCAGTCCTGTAGCACAAGTCTCCAAAGGAAGTGAAGTGGAAATTTTGCTGAACAGGACTCCATTTTATGCTGAGTCAGGAGGCCAAATTGGGGATAACGGTTTTCTATATATGATGGAGGCTGAAAATGAACAGCAAGCCATTGTAGAGATAAAAGACGT contains:
- the LOC104101084 gene encoding alanine--tRNA ligase, chloroplastic/mitochondrial isoform X1, producing MSNLNFPYSLKTSSHGRDFLLLFPTSGFQSKPYLPFSRGYRYSSGLIVRTQTLVDASSLSHGRARIKGPRVVQFVAKAQPVAEELVEEKLRDPQTSGDSIRQRFLDFYASRGHKVLPSASLVPDDPTVLLTIAGMLQFKPIFLGKVPREVPSAATSQKCIRTNDIENVGRTSRHQTFFEMLGNFSFGDYFKKEAIKWAWELSTSEYGLLADKLWISVYQDDDETFALWHDEIGVPKERIIRLGEDDNFWTSGATGPCGPCSEIYYDFHPERGTSNVDLGDDTRFIEFYNLVFMQYNKKDDGSLEPLKQKNIDTGLGLERMARILQKVPNNYETDLIFPIIEKAAELANVSYALADDSTKTKLKIIGDHMRAVVYLISDGVNPSNIGRGYVVRRLIRRVVRTGRLLGVKGDGMGDLQGAFLPILAKKVIELSTNIDADVKTRASRILEELKREELRFVLTLERGEKLLDQMLADALLNAQGTAPCLSGKDAFVLYDTYGFPVEITNEVAEERGISIDMNSFDIEMEKQRQLSQAAHDTVKLGVENGANLAEDIPDTEFLGYNTLRSTSVVEGLLVNGSPVAQVSKGSEVEILLNRTPFYAESGGQIGDNGFLYMMEAENEQQAIVEIKDVQKSMGNIFVHKGTITEGMIEVGREVEAAVDANLRQRAKVHHTATHLLQSALKRVIGQETSQAGSLVAFDRLRFDFNFHRPLQDKELVEIEGLINQWIGDAAILETKVMSLTDAKRDGAIAMFGEKYGEQVRVVEVPGVSMELCGGTHVSNTAEIRGFKIISEQGIASGVRRIEAVAGDAFIEYVLTRDNYMKQLCSTLKVKAEEVTGRVEGLLEELRLTRNEVSAARAKAAIYKASTLSSRTSTIGTSKNTRLLVESMDDVDADSLKNAAEYLVDLLKDPAAVVLGSCPGDGKVSLVVALTPGVVDLGIKAGDIIKPLAKSCGGGGGGRPNFAQAGGRKPENLLGALEEAREQLTKLLEK
- the LOC104101084 gene encoding alanine--tRNA ligase, chloroplastic/mitochondrial isoform X2 encodes the protein MLQFKPIFLGKVPREVPSAATSQKCIRTNDIENVGRTSRHQTFFEMLGNFSFGDYFKKEAIKWAWELSTSEYGLLADKLWISVYQDDDETFALWHDEIGVPKERIIRLGEDDNFWTSGATGPCGPCSEIYYDFHPERGTSNVDLGDDTRFIEFYNLVFMQYNKKDDGSLEPLKQKNIDTGLGLERMARILQKVPNNYETDLIFPIIEKAAELANVSYALADDSTKTKLKIIGDHMRAVVYLISDGVNPSNIGRGYVVRRLIRRVVRTGRLLGVKGDGMGDLQGAFLPILAKKVIELSTNIDADVKTRASRILEELKREELRFVLTLERGEKLLDQMLADALLNAQGTAPCLSGKDAFVLYDTYGFPVEITNEVAEERGISIDMNSFDIEMEKQRQLSQAAHDTVKLGVENGANLAEDIPDTEFLGYNTLRSTSVVEGLLVNGSPVAQVSKGSEVEILLNRTPFYAESGGQIGDNGFLYMMEAENEQQAIVEIKDVQKSMGNIFVHKGTITEGMIEVGREVEAAVDANLRQRAKVHHTATHLLQSALKRVIGQETSQAGSLVAFDRLRFDFNFHRPLQDKELVEIEGLINQWIGDAAILETKVMSLTDAKRDGAIAMFGEKYGEQVRVVEVPGVSMELCGGTHVSNTAEIRGFKIISEQGIASGVRRIEAVAGDAFIEYVLTRDNYMKQLCSTLKVKAEEVTGRVEGLLEELRLTRNEVSAARAKAAIYKASTLSSRTSTIGTSKNTRLLVESMDDVDADSLKNAAEYLVDLLKDPAAVVLGSCPGDGKVSLVVALTPGVVDLGIKAGDIIKPLAKSCGGGGGGRPNFAQAGGRKPENLLGALEEAREQLTKLLEK
- the LOC104101084 gene encoding alanine--tRNA ligase, chloroplastic/mitochondrial isoform X3 → MILRMWVEHPDIRHSLRCLEILVLEIILRRKPLSGHGSSPPQIFACRYGLLADKLWISVYQDDDETFALWHDEIGVPKERIIRLGEDDNFWTSGATGPCGPCSEIYYDFHPERGTSNVDLGDDTRFIEFYNLVFMQYNKKDDGSLEPLKQKNIDTGLGLERMARILQKVPNNYETDLIFPIIEKAAELANVSYALADDSTKTKLKIIGDHMRAVVYLISDGVNPSNIGRGYVVRRLIRRVVRTGRLLGVKGDGMGDLQGAFLPILAKKVIELSTNIDADVKTRASRILEELKREELRFVLTLERGEKLLDQMLADALLNAQGTAPCLSGKDAFVLYDTYGFPVEITNEVAEERGISIDMNSFDIEMEKQRQLSQAAHDTVKLGVENGANLAEDIPDTEFLGYNTLRSTSVVEGLLVNGSPVAQVSKGSEVEILLNRTPFYAESGGQIGDNGFLYMMEAENEQQAIVEIKDVQKSMGNIFVHKGTITEGMIEVGREVEAAVDANLRQRAKVHHTATHLLQSALKRVIGQETSQAGSLVAFDRLRFDFNFHRPLQDKELVEIEGLINQWIGDAAILETKVMSLTDAKRDGAIAMFGEKYGEQVRVVEVPGVSMELCGGTHVSNTAEIRGFKIISEQGIASGVRRIEAVAGDAFIEYVLTRDNYMKQLCSTLKVKAEEVTGRVEGLLEELRLTRNEVSAARAKAAIYKASTLSSRTSTIGTSKNTRLLVESMDDVDADSLKNAAEYLVDLLKDPAAVVLGSCPGDGKVSLVVALTPGVVDLGIKAGDIIKPLAKSCGGGGGGRPNFAQAGGRKPENLLGALEEAREQLTKLLEK